ATTTCCCTCAGAATCATTTTTAATAGAAATAACTCTGTGAATTACTGGTTGCGGAAACCAAGTTACGTTATAAATAATTATATCCCCAATCTGAATATCACTTGTATTTTTAGTAACAATGACTACGTCTCCTCTGTATATAGCAGGTTCCATGGTTCCTGAGACAACAACATTCATTTCTGTTTGATCATTAGCTGTAATTCCAGAATCAACGCATCCTGATATGCCAATAACCGATAAAATCATTATGACCAGAATA
Above is a genomic segment from Methanobacterium sp. containing:
- a CDS encoding signal peptidase I; translation: MKYILVIMILSVIGISGCVDSGITANDQTEMNVVVSGTMEPAIYRGDVVIVTKNTSDIQIGDIIIYNVTWFPQPVIHRVISIKNDSEGNKLYELKGDNNPKPDPELVTPIKLFTKL